Proteins co-encoded in one Capsicum annuum cultivar UCD-10X-F1 chromosome 9, UCD10Xv1.1, whole genome shotgun sequence genomic window:
- the LOC107840932 gene encoding arginine--tRNA ligase, cytoplasmic isoform X1 — MSSFAFSLKIPPLLTLTAPPSTKLLINTNFSPFFFNTCILRATSRRFFGAVGVSLRTISTMEKDKEIKEITGSQKQQLAKLIEEALKAAFPDVSDVQPLVAICNDPRHGDYQCNNAMSLWNKIKGKGTQFKGPQPVGKAIIENIPASEMIESSSIAGPGFVNIVLARQWIAKSLQKMLIDGIATWAPKLPVKRAVVDFSSPNIAKEMHVGHLRSTIIGDTLARMLEFSNVDVLRRNHVGDWGTQFGMLIESLFEEFPNWEAGSAPAIGDLEEFYKASKKRFDADADFKERAQKAVVSLQGGDEKYRMAWSQICEISRNEFQKVYGRLGVHLEEKGESFYNPYIPSVLELLNEKGLIQESEGARVIFIEGKKIPLIVVKRDGGYNYASTDLAALWYRLNEEKADWIIYVTDVGQREHFEMFFAAAKRAGWLPLNENDYPKTSHVGFGLVLGEDGKRFRTRSTDVVKLVDLLDEAKNRCKSALEERGKAKEWTAEELEQTAEAVGYGAVKYADLKNNRLTNYTFNFDQMLNDKGNTAVYLLYAHARICSIIRKSGKDIEELKKSGAIDLAHPDERTLGLHLLQFAEIVEEACTNLLPNLLCEYLYNISEDFTKFYTNCQVVGSAEETSRLLLCEATAVVMRKCFHLLGITPVYKI, encoded by the exons ATGAGCAGCTTTGCTTTTTCCCTTAAAATTCCACCATTGCTTACACTAACTGCGCCTCCTTCTACTAAGCTTCTGATAAACACCAATTTCTCACCTTTTTTCTTCAATACCT GTATTCTCAGAGCAACATCTAGGAGATTTTTCGGTGCGGTAGGAGTATCTTTAAGGACAATTTCAACCATGGAAAAG gataaagaaattaaagaaattacCGGTAGTCAAAAGCAGCAATTAGCAAAGCTAATTGAGGAAGCACTTAAAGCAGCATTCCCGGATGTTTCAGATGTACAGCCTTTGGTTGCTATTTGCAATGATCCAAGACATGGTGACTATCAATG CAATAATGCGATGAGCTTGTGGAACAAAATTAAAGGCAAAGGTACACAGTTCAAAGGTCCTCAGCCTGTTGGAAAG GCAATTATAGAAAATATTCCTGCATCTGAAATGATAGAGAGTAGCTCTATAGCAGGACCTGGTTTTGTTAATATTGTATTAGCAAGGCAGTGGATAGCGAAG AGTCTTCAAAAGATGCTAATAGATGGCATCGCGACATGGGCACCAAAGCTTCCTGTTAAAAGAGCTGTAGTTGATTTTTCATCACCCAACATAGCAAAAGAGATGCATGTGGGTCATTTAAGATCTACTATAATTGGAGACACTCTGGCCCGTATGTTGGAGTTTTCCAATGTTGATGTTCTTCGGAGAAACCACGTGGGTGACTGGGGCACACAG TTCGGAATGTTAATTGAGTCCCTTTTTGAAGAATTTCCTAATTGGGAAGCTGGTAGTGCTCCAGCGATTGGAGATCTGGAG GAATTCTATAAGGCTTCAAAAAAAAGATTTGATGCTGATGCTGATTTCAAGGAAAGGGCTCAAAAGGCAGTCGTTAGTCTCCAG GGTGGGGACGAGAAGTATAGGATGGCATGGTCACAAATATGTGAAATCAGCCGAAACGAATTTCAGAAGGTGTATGGGAGACTTGGGGTTCACTTAGAGGAGAAG GGTGAAAGCTTTTACAATCCATATATCCCCAGCGTATTAGAGTTGCTCAATGAGAAGGGATTAATTCAAGAAAGTGAAGGGGCTCGTGTCATctttattgaagggaagaaaATACCTCTTATTGTTGTGAAGAGGGATGGTGGTTACAACTACGCTTCAACCGATCTTGCCGCTCTATG GTATCGACTGAATGAGGAAAAAGCAGACTGGATAATATATGTGACTGACGTCGGCCAGCGAGAGCACTTTGAGATGTTCTTTGCT GCTGCTAAACGGGCGGGCTGGCTCCCTTTAAATGAGAATGATTACCCCAAAACCAGTCATGTAGGATTTGGTCTAGTTTTAGGAGAAGATGGGAAACGGTTCCGTACGCGAAGTACTGACGTGGTTAAGCTGGTTGATTTGCTTGATGAGGCCAAGAACCGGTGTAAATCAGCACTTGAAGAAAGAG GTAAGGCTAAAGAATGGACAGCCGAGGAACTGGAGCAAACTGCTGAAGCAGTAGGATACGGTGCTGTTAA ATATGCCGACCTAAAGAACAACAGGTTGACCAACTACACCTTCAATTTCGACCAGATGCTTAATGACAAG GGAAATACCGCTGTGTATTTGCTGTATGCGCATGCTCGTATTTGTTCAATAATCAGGAAGTCTGGTAAAGATATAGAGGAGTTAAAAAAG AGCGGGGCAATAGATTTGGCTCATCCAGATGAACGTACACTAGGCCTCCATTTGCTCCAGTTTGCTGAA ATTGTTGAAGAAGCTTGTACCAATCTTTTGCCAAACTTGCTGTGTGAATATCTTTACAATATATCAGAAGACTTCACTAAATTCTATACTAACTGTCAG GTCGTTGGCTCGGCCGAGGAAACAAGCAGACTGTTACTGTGTGAGGCAACAGCAGTTGTCATGAGGAAGTGTTTCCATCTACTAGGAATCACTCCTGTTTACAAAATTTAA
- the LOC107840932 gene encoding arginine--tRNA ligase, chloroplastic/mitochondrial isoform X3, translating into MSSFAFSLKIPPLLTLTAPPSTKLLINTNFSPFFFNTCILRATSRRFFGAVGVSLRTISTMEKSLQKMLIDGIATWAPKLPVKRAVVDFSSPNIAKEMHVGHLRSTIIGDTLARMLEFSNVDVLRRNHVGDWGTQFGMLIESLFEEFPNWEAGSAPAIGDLEEFYKASKKRFDADADFKERAQKAVVSLQGGDEKYRMAWSQICEISRNEFQKVYGRLGVHLEEKGESFYNPYIPSVLELLNEKGLIQESEGARVIFIEGKKIPLIVVKRDGGYNYASTDLAALWYRLNEEKADWIIYVTDVGQREHFEMFFAAAKRAGWLPLNENDYPKTSHVGFGLVLGEDGKRFRTRSTDVVKLVDLLDEAKNRCKSALEERGKAKEWTAEELEQTAEAVGYGAVKYADLKNNRLTNYTFNFDQMLNDKGNTAVYLLYAHARICSIIRKSGKDIEELKKSGAIDLAHPDERTLGLHLLQFAEIVEEACTNLLPNLLCEYLYNISEDFTKFYTNCQVVGSAEETSRLLLCEATAVVMRKCFHLLGITPVYKI; encoded by the exons ATGAGCAGCTTTGCTTTTTCCCTTAAAATTCCACCATTGCTTACACTAACTGCGCCTCCTTCTACTAAGCTTCTGATAAACACCAATTTCTCACCTTTTTTCTTCAATACCT GTATTCTCAGAGCAACATCTAGGAGATTTTTCGGTGCGGTAGGAGTATCTTTAAGGACAATTTCAACCATGGAAAAG AGTCTTCAAAAGATGCTAATAGATGGCATCGCGACATGGGCACCAAAGCTTCCTGTTAAAAGAGCTGTAGTTGATTTTTCATCACCCAACATAGCAAAAGAGATGCATGTGGGTCATTTAAGATCTACTATAATTGGAGACACTCTGGCCCGTATGTTGGAGTTTTCCAATGTTGATGTTCTTCGGAGAAACCACGTGGGTGACTGGGGCACACAG TTCGGAATGTTAATTGAGTCCCTTTTTGAAGAATTTCCTAATTGGGAAGCTGGTAGTGCTCCAGCGATTGGAGATCTGGAG GAATTCTATAAGGCTTCAAAAAAAAGATTTGATGCTGATGCTGATTTCAAGGAAAGGGCTCAAAAGGCAGTCGTTAGTCTCCAG GGTGGGGACGAGAAGTATAGGATGGCATGGTCACAAATATGTGAAATCAGCCGAAACGAATTTCAGAAGGTGTATGGGAGACTTGGGGTTCACTTAGAGGAGAAG GGTGAAAGCTTTTACAATCCATATATCCCCAGCGTATTAGAGTTGCTCAATGAGAAGGGATTAATTCAAGAAAGTGAAGGGGCTCGTGTCATctttattgaagggaagaaaATACCTCTTATTGTTGTGAAGAGGGATGGTGGTTACAACTACGCTTCAACCGATCTTGCCGCTCTATG GTATCGACTGAATGAGGAAAAAGCAGACTGGATAATATATGTGACTGACGTCGGCCAGCGAGAGCACTTTGAGATGTTCTTTGCT GCTGCTAAACGGGCGGGCTGGCTCCCTTTAAATGAGAATGATTACCCCAAAACCAGTCATGTAGGATTTGGTCTAGTTTTAGGAGAAGATGGGAAACGGTTCCGTACGCGAAGTACTGACGTGGTTAAGCTGGTTGATTTGCTTGATGAGGCCAAGAACCGGTGTAAATCAGCACTTGAAGAAAGAG GTAAGGCTAAAGAATGGACAGCCGAGGAACTGGAGCAAACTGCTGAAGCAGTAGGATACGGTGCTGTTAA ATATGCCGACCTAAAGAACAACAGGTTGACCAACTACACCTTCAATTTCGACCAGATGCTTAATGACAAG GGAAATACCGCTGTGTATTTGCTGTATGCGCATGCTCGTATTTGTTCAATAATCAGGAAGTCTGGTAAAGATATAGAGGAGTTAAAAAAG AGCGGGGCAATAGATTTGGCTCATCCAGATGAACGTACACTAGGCCTCCATTTGCTCCAGTTTGCTGAA ATTGTTGAAGAAGCTTGTACCAATCTTTTGCCAAACTTGCTGTGTGAATATCTTTACAATATATCAGAAGACTTCACTAAATTCTATACTAACTGTCAG GTCGTTGGCTCGGCCGAGGAAACAAGCAGACTGTTACTGTGTGAGGCAACAGCAGTTGTCATGAGGAAGTGTTTCCATCTACTAGGAATCACTCCTGTTTACAAAATTTAA
- the LOC107840932 gene encoding arginine--tRNA ligase, chloroplastic/mitochondrial isoform X2: MEKDKEIKEITGSQKQQLAKLIEEALKAAFPDVSDVQPLVAICNDPRHGDYQCNNAMSLWNKIKGKGTQFKGPQPVGKAIIENIPASEMIESSSIAGPGFVNIVLARQWIAKSLQKMLIDGIATWAPKLPVKRAVVDFSSPNIAKEMHVGHLRSTIIGDTLARMLEFSNVDVLRRNHVGDWGTQFGMLIESLFEEFPNWEAGSAPAIGDLEEFYKASKKRFDADADFKERAQKAVVSLQGGDEKYRMAWSQICEISRNEFQKVYGRLGVHLEEKGESFYNPYIPSVLELLNEKGLIQESEGARVIFIEGKKIPLIVVKRDGGYNYASTDLAALWYRLNEEKADWIIYVTDVGQREHFEMFFAAAKRAGWLPLNENDYPKTSHVGFGLVLGEDGKRFRTRSTDVVKLVDLLDEAKNRCKSALEERGKAKEWTAEELEQTAEAVGYGAVKYADLKNNRLTNYTFNFDQMLNDKGNTAVYLLYAHARICSIIRKSGKDIEELKKSGAIDLAHPDERTLGLHLLQFAEIVEEACTNLLPNLLCEYLYNISEDFTKFYTNCQVVGSAEETSRLLLCEATAVVMRKCFHLLGITPVYKI, translated from the exons ATGGAAAAG gataaagaaattaaagaaattacCGGTAGTCAAAAGCAGCAATTAGCAAAGCTAATTGAGGAAGCACTTAAAGCAGCATTCCCGGATGTTTCAGATGTACAGCCTTTGGTTGCTATTTGCAATGATCCAAGACATGGTGACTATCAATG CAATAATGCGATGAGCTTGTGGAACAAAATTAAAGGCAAAGGTACACAGTTCAAAGGTCCTCAGCCTGTTGGAAAG GCAATTATAGAAAATATTCCTGCATCTGAAATGATAGAGAGTAGCTCTATAGCAGGACCTGGTTTTGTTAATATTGTATTAGCAAGGCAGTGGATAGCGAAG AGTCTTCAAAAGATGCTAATAGATGGCATCGCGACATGGGCACCAAAGCTTCCTGTTAAAAGAGCTGTAGTTGATTTTTCATCACCCAACATAGCAAAAGAGATGCATGTGGGTCATTTAAGATCTACTATAATTGGAGACACTCTGGCCCGTATGTTGGAGTTTTCCAATGTTGATGTTCTTCGGAGAAACCACGTGGGTGACTGGGGCACACAG TTCGGAATGTTAATTGAGTCCCTTTTTGAAGAATTTCCTAATTGGGAAGCTGGTAGTGCTCCAGCGATTGGAGATCTGGAG GAATTCTATAAGGCTTCAAAAAAAAGATTTGATGCTGATGCTGATTTCAAGGAAAGGGCTCAAAAGGCAGTCGTTAGTCTCCAG GGTGGGGACGAGAAGTATAGGATGGCATGGTCACAAATATGTGAAATCAGCCGAAACGAATTTCAGAAGGTGTATGGGAGACTTGGGGTTCACTTAGAGGAGAAG GGTGAAAGCTTTTACAATCCATATATCCCCAGCGTATTAGAGTTGCTCAATGAGAAGGGATTAATTCAAGAAAGTGAAGGGGCTCGTGTCATctttattgaagggaagaaaATACCTCTTATTGTTGTGAAGAGGGATGGTGGTTACAACTACGCTTCAACCGATCTTGCCGCTCTATG GTATCGACTGAATGAGGAAAAAGCAGACTGGATAATATATGTGACTGACGTCGGCCAGCGAGAGCACTTTGAGATGTTCTTTGCT GCTGCTAAACGGGCGGGCTGGCTCCCTTTAAATGAGAATGATTACCCCAAAACCAGTCATGTAGGATTTGGTCTAGTTTTAGGAGAAGATGGGAAACGGTTCCGTACGCGAAGTACTGACGTGGTTAAGCTGGTTGATTTGCTTGATGAGGCCAAGAACCGGTGTAAATCAGCACTTGAAGAAAGAG GTAAGGCTAAAGAATGGACAGCCGAGGAACTGGAGCAAACTGCTGAAGCAGTAGGATACGGTGCTGTTAA ATATGCCGACCTAAAGAACAACAGGTTGACCAACTACACCTTCAATTTCGACCAGATGCTTAATGACAAG GGAAATACCGCTGTGTATTTGCTGTATGCGCATGCTCGTATTTGTTCAATAATCAGGAAGTCTGGTAAAGATATAGAGGAGTTAAAAAAG AGCGGGGCAATAGATTTGGCTCATCCAGATGAACGTACACTAGGCCTCCATTTGCTCCAGTTTGCTGAA ATTGTTGAAGAAGCTTGTACCAATCTTTTGCCAAACTTGCTGTGTGAATATCTTTACAATATATCAGAAGACTTCACTAAATTCTATACTAACTGTCAG GTCGTTGGCTCGGCCGAGGAAACAAGCAGACTGTTACTGTGTGAGGCAACAGCAGTTGTCATGAGGAAGTGTTTCCATCTACTAGGAATCACTCCTGTTTACAAAATTTAA